Proteins found in one Muntiacus reevesi chromosome 2, mMunRee1.1, whole genome shotgun sequence genomic segment:
- the GOT1 gene encoding aspartate aminotransferase, cytoplasmic produces MAPPSIFAEVPQAQPVLVFKLTADFREDPDPRKVNLGVGAYRTDDSQPWVLPVVRKVEQRIANDSSINHEYLPILGLAEFRTCASRLALGDDSPALQEKRVGGVQCLGGTGALRIGAEFLARWYNGTNNKDTPVYVSSPTWENHNGVFIAAGFKDIRSYHYWDAAKRGLDLQGFLNDLEKAPEFSIFVLHACAHNPTGTDPTPEQWKQIASVMKRRFLFPFFDSAYQGFASGNLEKDAWAIRYFVSEGFELFCAQSFSKNFGLYNERVGNLTVVAKEPDSILRVLSQMEKIVRITWSNPPAQGARIVARTLSDPELFNEWTGNVKTMADRILTMRSELRARLEALKTPGTWNHITEQIGMFSFTGLNPKQVEYLINEKHIYLLPSGRINMCGLTTKNLEYVATSIHEAVTKIQ; encoded by the exons ATGGCGCCTCCATCAATCTTTGCCGAGGTTCCTCAGGCCCAGCCGGTCCTTGTCTTTAAGCTAACTGCTGACTTCCGGGAGGATCCGGACCCCCGCAAGGTCAACCTAGGAGTGGGAG CTTATCGCACCGATGATAGCCAGCCCTGGGTTTTGCCAGTCGTGAGGAAGGTGGAGCAGAGGATTGCTAACGACAGCAGCATAAACCATGAGTATCTGCCCATCCTGGGCCTGGCAGAGTTCCGAACCTGTGCTTCCCGCCTGGCCCTTGGGGATGACAGCCCAGCTCTGCAAGAGAAGCGG GTAGGAGGTGTGCAGTGCTTGGGGGGAACAGGTGCACTTCGAATCGGAGCTGAGTTCTTAGCGCGCTGGTACAATGGAACAAACAACAAGGACACGCCCGTCTATGTATCCTCACCAACCTGGG AGAATCATAACGGTGTCTTTATTGCCGCTGGATTTAAAGACATTCGGTCCTATCACTATTGGGATGCAGCGAAGAGAGGACTAGACCTCCAGGGTTTCCTGAATGATTTGGAG AAAGCTCCCGAGTTCTCCATCTTTGTCCTCCATGCCTGTGCGCACAACCCAACTGGGACTGACCCGACTCCGGAGCAGTGGAAGCAGATCGCCTCCGTCATGAAG CGCCGGTTTCTGTTCCCCTTCTTTGACTCGGCCTATCAGGGCTTCGCATCTGGCAACCTGGAGAAAGACGCCTGGGCCATTCGCTATTTTGTGTCTGAAGGGTTCGAGCTCTTCTGTGCCCAGTCCTTCTCCAAGAACTTCGGGCTCTACA ATGAGCGCGTGGGGAATCTGACGGTGGTTGCCAAAGAACCAGATAGCATCCTGCGGGTCCTTTCCCAGATGGAGAAGATTGTGCGAATCACATGGTCCAATCCCCCGGCTCAGGGAGCACGGATTGTGGCACGTACCCTGTCTGATCCTGAGCTCTTTAATGAATG GACAGGTAATGTGAAGACAATGGCAGACCGCATTCTGACCATGAGATCTGAGCTCAGGGCGAGATTAGAAGCCCTCAAGACCCCGGGAACCTGGAACCACATCACAGAGCAGATTGGAATGTTCAGCTTCACCGGGTTGAACC CCAAGCAGGTTGAGTATCTGATCAATGAAAAGCACATCTATCTGCTGCCAAGTGGTCGGATCAACATGTGTGGCTTAACCACCAAAAATCTAGAGTACGTGGCCACCTCCATCCATGAAGCAGTCACCAAAATCCAGTGA